A window of Pseudodesulfovibrio hydrargyri contains these coding sequences:
- a CDS encoding DMT family transporter, with protein MTGFLYVLAAAFMWGVIGVFTKFVLAEGVSALEIAFWRAMFGWMFFLVHAAVAGQLKAHRSDLPALLGFGVICVTLFYGAYQIAIRDVGMAMAAVLLYTAPAWVALLSRLVLKEEMTLIKAACVAMTILGVACISLGPKLTSGSAFDLNLFGLAAGLLSGFTYALYYIFGKKFLYRYPTPTIFVYALPFGALLLWPFIHFVDKSPQAWLLLIGMALVTSYGAFSVYYAGLKRMDATHASVIATFEPLVAAILAYGLFGEKFSLLGYAGSSLIIVAVLMVVLSGTRNRKTARSEA; from the coding sequence ATGACCGGATTCCTCTATGTCCTCGCCGCCGCCTTCATGTGGGGCGTCATCGGCGTATTCACCAAGTTCGTTCTGGCCGAGGGCGTCAGCGCCCTGGAAATCGCCTTCTGGCGGGCCATGTTCGGCTGGATGTTCTTCCTGGTCCACGCCGCCGTGGCCGGGCAGCTCAAGGCCCACCGCTCTGACCTGCCCGCCCTGCTCGGCTTCGGGGTCATCTGCGTGACCCTGTTCTACGGGGCCTACCAGATAGCCATCCGCGACGTGGGCATGGCCATGGCCGCCGTGCTGCTGTACACGGCCCCGGCCTGGGTGGCCCTGCTCTCCCGGCTGGTCCTCAAGGAGGAGATGACCCTGATCAAGGCCGCCTGCGTGGCCATGACCATCCTGGGTGTGGCCTGCATCAGCCTGGGCCCCAAGCTGACAAGCGGCTCGGCCTTCGACCTGAACCTCTTCGGCCTGGCCGCCGGGCTGCTCTCGGGCTTCACCTACGCCCTCTACTACATCTTCGGGAAGAAATTCCTGTACCGTTATCCCACGCCGACCATCTTCGTCTACGCCCTGCCTTTCGGCGCGCTCCTGCTGTGGCCGTTCATCCATTTCGTGGACAAGTCGCCCCAGGCGTGGCTGCTTTTGATCGGCATGGCCCTGGTCACCTCCTACGGCGCGTTTTCGGTCTACTACGCGGGCCTCAAGCGCATGGACGCCACCCACGCCTCGGTCATCGCCACCTTCGAACCGCTGGTGGCCGCAATCCTGGCCTACGGACTGTTCGGCGAGAAGTTCTCCCTGCTCGGCTACGCGGGCTCGTCTCTGATCATCGTCGCCGTGCTCATGGTCGTGTTGTCCGGCACCCGCAACCGCAAGACCGCGCGAAGCGAGGCCTAG
- a CDS encoding ornithine cyclodeaminase family protein, with translation MDRLEISMAEFMDAVETGFAALGKGLGSMPAKIGVHPREDSFIHAMPCHLGGRIDRAGVKCIAGYPANPAKGLPYISGVMVVNDPETGLPLAIMDAARLTAWRTGAASGVYARHFGAPETSRLAIVGTGVQARTNLLAMKEVFPELNEIRCCGLRAPSVQRFIDEMAPQLPGAVFSLHTDIETAVRDADVLITCTPMIEEPDRPVRRKWLKDDCLVIAVDYDACVNEDVFAGAHFTCDHREQYVRTQEAGTYFRNGYPLPEEIDADMCEVCAGGKRALRKGRRGAVLMGIAAHDVMASALIYERAAKAGAGTLVEL, from the coding sequence ATGGATCGCCTGGAGATCTCCATGGCCGAGTTCATGGACGCGGTGGAGACCGGTTTCGCGGCCCTGGGCAAGGGGCTGGGCAGCATGCCCGCCAAGATCGGGGTGCACCCGCGCGAGGACAGTTTCATCCACGCCATGCCCTGCCATCTCGGCGGGCGCATCGACCGCGCCGGGGTCAAGTGCATCGCGGGCTACCCGGCCAACCCGGCCAAGGGGCTGCCCTACATCTCCGGCGTCATGGTCGTGAACGACCCCGAAACCGGACTGCCCCTGGCGATCATGGACGCGGCCCGGCTCACGGCCTGGCGCACGGGCGCGGCGTCGGGCGTCTACGCACGCCACTTCGGCGCCCCCGAGACCTCCCGCCTGGCCATCGTTGGAACCGGCGTCCAGGCCCGGACCAATCTCCTGGCCATGAAGGAGGTCTTCCCCGAGTTGAACGAGATCCGCTGCTGCGGCCTCCGCGCCCCCTCGGTCCAGCGGTTCATCGACGAGATGGCCCCGCAGCTTCCGGGCGCGGTCTTCTCCCTGCACACCGACATCGAAACCGCCGTGCGCGACGCCGACGTGCTGATCACCTGCACGCCCATGATCGAGGAGCCGGACCGGCCCGTGCGCAGGAAGTGGCTCAAGGACGACTGCCTGGTCATCGCCGTGGACTACGATGCCTGCGTGAACGAGGACGTCTTCGCCGGCGCGCACTTCACCTGCGACCACCGCGAGCAATACGTAAGAACCCAGGAAGCGGGCACCTATTTCCGGAACGGTTACCCCCTGCCCGAGGAGATCGACGCGGACATGTGCGAGGTCTGCGCGGGCGGCAAGCGCGCCCTGCGAAAGGGACGCCGGGGGGCCGTGCTCATGGGCATCGCCGCCCACGACGTGATGGCCTCCGCCCTGATTTATGAACGCGCCGCCAAAGCCGGGGCCGGGACCCTGGTCGAGTTGTAG